Within the Saccharopolyspora gloriosae genome, the region GGTTGTGCACGGAGGGACGTTGGATCGCGAAGAACAGCTCAGGCGGTTCCGGGAGGACCCGGACTGCCACGTCCTCGTTTCCAACCCGGCGACCCTCGGCGAGGGAATCAGCCTTCACCAGGTGTGCCACGACGCTGTCTACGTGGATCGGGACTTCATGGCAGGCCGTTTCCTGCAAAGTCTCGACCGCATCCACCGCCTCGGGCTCGCGCCAGGGACTGCAACCCGCGTCACCGTCCTCGCCGCGCGTGACACTGTCGACGAAGTGGTGCACGCGCGCTTGGATCAGAAGCTCGAGTTCATGGGCAAGGTCCTTGACGACCCGTCAGTCCAGCAGCTCTCCGATCTGCAAGAAGAACCCTCGGTCGCGGGCGGCCTGGACTCCAGCGATGTCCAGGCTCTGCTGCGGCACCTGGACGCGACGCGCTCGAGCGCTAATCGTTGACGCCACGATGAGCCGCGGCTCGTGGGCCGGGAGGCGCGCTCGAGGCAAGTAAACGCCGGACTGACTTGTGTCAGTCCGGCGTTCGGCTAGTCGCCTGTGCCGATCAGTCCGCCGAATCACCACATAGTGGCAGCCAAGCTGCGAGACGTCGTCAGCCCTTACGGCTACTATCGCTTTCATGTTCGATAGCCGTGATCGCAAGCTCAACCGCGGTTGCCAGCTGTTCGTGCTCCCAGATCCGAAGCACCTGCCAGCCAGCACGTTCCAGGGCGGCCGTCACTGTCCGGTCGCGCTCCACGTTCCGTGCGAGTTTGGGCGTCCAGTACCAGGCGTTGGACGCGGGCTGGCGTCCGTGTTCCGGGCAGGCGTGCCAGAAGCAGCCGTCGATGAAGATGGCTACCTTGCGCGCGGTGAAGACGATGTCCGGCTTGACCCGGACTCCTTCATCCAGCGACAGCCGATAATCCTTGCGATAGCGGTAGCCCCGCTTATGGAGCTCGCTTCGGAGCGCGACTTCCGGCTTGGTATCGCTGCGCCGGTTCGCCCTCATGTTGCGAGAGCGGCCTTCGCTGGCCGGCGCGGGGTACAAGCCCCTCTCATGGGCTGTCTCCCGCGCCCTTCGACGATCACTCGCAGACATGCTCACCAGACCAGTAATGCCGTCCAACGGGGCCAAGTGGCCATGGGGCAAGATACCCGCTTAGCCAGTCGCGTCGCGCGCACCCAGAAGGAGGAGACACCGTGAACGAGAGCTTCACCGCGGTGGAGATCTGCGCCGGCGCAGGTGGCCAGGTCCTTGGCCTGCACCAGGCCGGGTTCAAGCACGAGGTCGCAGTCGAGTTCGACAGCAATGCCTGCACCACATTGCGCCACAACGACATCACCCCCGTAGCCGAGGGTGACGTCGCTGATAGCTCTGTCTGGGATCCGCGCGACTACGAAGGCGTGTCGTTGCTGGCCGGAGGAGTCCCGTGCCCTCCGTTCACCATCGCTGGCAAGCAGCTCGGCGCGAACGACGAGCGGGACTTGTTTGCCTGGTCAGTTGAGCAGGTGGACAAGGTCCGGCCGCGAGCGCTCCTGCTGGAGAACGTCCGAGGCCTGAGCATGCCCCGCTTCGCCGGCTATCGGCAGCACGTCCTGGACCGGTTGGCCGACTCCGGTTACGTCGGCGAATGGCAGCTCTTGCAAGCTTCGGACTTCGCCGTACCCCAGCTGCGACCAAGGTTCGTGCTAGTGGCGCTGAAACCTGAGGACGCAGAATTCTTCCACTGGCCAAAGCCGGACAAGTTCGACCCCGCGCCTACCGTTGGCCAAGCGCTCTTCGATCTCATGGGCGATTGGAAAGGCGCCGATGACTGGAAGGGACACGCCGACAAGATCGCTCCAACGATTGTCGGCGGTTCCAAGAAGCACGGCGGTGCAGACCTGGGGCCGACCCGGGCGAAACGTGCCTGGGCTCAAATGCACGTGGATGCGATGGGCGTCGCAGACGCCCCTCCTGCTCGTGACGACGAATTTGCGATCGGCCCCAAACTCACCTGTGACATGGTGCAGGTTCTACAAGGCTTCGAAGGCCGATATGACTGGTCCTTTACCGGCAGGAAGACCTCGCGCTACCGGCAAATCGGGAACGCGTTCCCGCCACCTGTCGCTCATGCGGTTGGCAACGCCATTCTGAAGGCCTTCCGCAGGGAAGGGCCGCGGCGGGAAATCAGGCCCAGCGCTCAGGATCCGGTGTACCGCGCACTCGCCGAGGCGAACGACTTCTTGTCAGCAGCCAAACTGACCCGCCTCGCCGGAACCACGATGGGCACGTCGCAGCTCGAGCGTCACATCAGCATGCTCAGCAAGGACTTCGACATCGAGGTGGCAACCCGCGGCCAGACCACGAAGTACAAGCTAGGAAGCTTCAACGCCTTCGTCGGCCAAGAAGCCCACAGCCGACACGAAGCGTTCCTGAAGAACCGAGCCAAGATCAGCTAGTTCTTGCTTGTGCAGCACGCCATCATCCCGGAACTGGGTCCCCACCTCGTCACCACCGTGGGTATCGGTGGATCCAGCCTTCCTGGGTGTAGGCGTTGTTGTAGGGATTTCGGGTGCTGAAGTGCCAGAAGGCGTCGTCGGCGATCTCTTGGACGAGGTCGCCGATGTCGAGAGCTTCGAGCCAGTCGTTCGGCAAACCGACCACTCCGGCTCTGGCACCGATCAGTGCGCCGGTGAGCGCAGTAGCCATGGCACTGCCCGTGTAGTTGGCCGCGATCAGCAGAGCGCGGCGCGGGTTCGCTCCGTGCCGGGACGCGATCAGCAGTGCCTGTGCCAGCACGGACGAGGTGCTTACGCCGTCGCCGAGTTCCTTGATGTCTTGAAGATCGTCGCCGAAGATCCTCTTCCAACGCGTGGACACGTGTTTGAGGAGCCCGGCGATGTTCCGTGACTCCGGGGAGTCCAATCGTTCGTACTGCTCAAGGAGCTTCTCCAGTTGAGACCAGACCGGGTGCACAAAGGCTTTGCGCAGGAACAGATTCCGGAACAGGTCGGACACTGCGCCGGCCGCTGCGGCATCGGCCGGGGAGCGTTTCCAGCCCGTGGCGAGCGCCCCCGCCCCCCAGGTCGACACTGCACCGGGCAGCCCCCACATCGCCATGATCGGGCCGTTGAGTGAGTTTTCCTTGCCCGGGTCCGATACCAGGTTCTGCACCTCTGCCAGCAACCCGCCCTGCAGGCCACGCCGGAAGTGCATTTCAGGAACTTTGAGCAAGAATCCGCCGGGGTCGGGGTGCGTCGTGGCTAGTGGCCCCGCGGCCTGCTGCCATGGGACTCCTTGGGCGGTCAGCCAACGAGCGTGCGCGGACCTGGTTGCCAGCGGCAGGTTCTCGAAACGTTCATCGCCTGCGTAGCGCAAGCCTCGCACTGCCCCTTCAGTGAGGAACAGCAGCAGCTGAGTCCGCCAGCTCACCTGTCCGGGGCGCTCGAACGCGGTTTCCAAACCGGTGATGCCGTTCGCACCGAACCGTTGGCGAACCTCATCCCAGTTCAAACCGTGCACCGCGGACCCCAGCGCGTCACCGATCGCGAAACCGGCGAAGGCGCCGGTCACTGCGTGCCAGGAGAAGTCCGCGCCGGAATCACTCGCACGCGGCTGGGTACCGAAAGTGGAGATCGTGGGGCGCAGCCGGCCGCCGTCATCATGGACTGCGACCAAGCCGTTGGCGTGCAGGTCCGCCGGCCAGCGGTCCCGCGAGAGGTCGGCGTCGGAGGTCGGCCGTCCACCTGGCCGGCTTCGCGGGCTTGTCACGGGCGGGTTCGATGTCGCCCACGCCAATCCGAGCAGCATCCGCTGACGCTGCTCGCCGGAGAGGTCACTGCCACTTGCTCGCGCGCCGACGATCCACGAGGTCGGGACCGATGGCGGCTTCTCAAGACCGAAGTGCTGCTGGAGCTGCCGGGCGTACTCGTCGAGGGATCCGTCCGGGCCGATCTCGCTGACGACCCGCGGTTCGCCTGGCTCACGTCCAGGATTGGCGGCGATCAACTCAGCGATCTCAAGTGCTGTGACGTGCGCACTCGGAAAGTGATCGGAGTTGATCGACATACCGGACCCGGGAAATCGTTCGATGAAACCGGGAACCGTTATCCGCAGCCACTTGCAGGACTCCGGAATCTTCCGAGGCGAGCTGTACACGTGCATGACCGCACCACTGGCCACGGGTTGCTCGCTGTTCCAGTCCAACGGCACTAGGACCACGGTATCCAGTAGGGAAATCAGGAATTCGTCTCGGCCGATGTAGTTCATGCTCAGGAAGTTGAGGAGCGCTTCGAGCGGGTTCTGCGATTTCGGCATCCCAGCTCGTTCCGGACCGATCTTGTAGCCCGGATTCACCTTTTCCTGGACACTTCCATCCGGCAGCGTGATCTTCCAACCCGCCACGAATCGATTCGGAACGCCGAGGCTGTAGAAGCCCATCGAGCGGTACTCCGGGTCGATGATCTCCGTGTACTGCGGTTCACCGGGCCAGGCGACGGGCGTGGAGAAACCGGGCTGCGGCGTCGTGTTCGCTTGCCGCAATGCGCCGTCCGGGTCAGTCACGATGAACACCGGCGGCGGGAAGATCGATTTGCTGAGGTCGCCGCCGTCGAGGAACTCCGCGGTATTCCACGGAACCGCCCAGCCCTCCGGAACCCGGCTGACGTGCTCGTGATCGACCCGGACGTCGAGCGGTTCGCCGTTCGCTTCCGCATTGGAGCGCAGCCACCGTTCGACGAGCTCGGTTGCGTCCGCCTGCTCCACCATTACGGCTTCCTCCGCTGCTCGTGCCCGGACATGTTCCCGCCCGGGGTGTTCAGCCACGACCTTCCAGCGGGAGTTGGTGTCCAGCTCTGGGTGTTGCTGTCGTATGTACCGAGCACCCGCTCGGTTCCGCCGAGGTCTTCGATCACGATTTCCGCGCTTCCGATGAATTCTCCCCCGCTGAGGTCGCCCTGTTCGGAGAGGCCCCCGGGGTTCGCTGCGGAAGGCACTTCGCAGCGGAGTTTCATCCGTTGCTCAACGCCGGAGAATTCGTCGAAGCTGACCGGCCCAAGATCGGGCAAGCTGGTGCTGCGGAACAATGACTGCCGTCCGTCTCCGGTCAGCAACTCGGTAGGTTCGTGGTTTCCGAGGTACTTCACCGCGAGGTCCGCGGGGATGGCCTGCTCCCGTTCATAGATGATCCCACTCGTTGCCCCGGCAAGCCACGGCCGACGATCGGAATCCGACCTGGATCTCGCACCGCCCGCGCCAGGTCCGACTCCGGGGAGACCGCCGGAAGCCTCCGATCCGCTCGATCCCGCGCTGCCTCCGCTGGTCGCGCTACCGCCAGCCGAGCCGGGTTGGGCGCCGGTCTCCCCCGGGACCGCACTGCCTGCTGGGGCATCCCGCAGCGGCGGCATCGAGGCGGGCGCACCCTGCCCCGCGGCGGGGGAAGAACTGCTCGGCGTGCTCCCCGCTGGGTTTCGCGGCAGGTCCGCAGTGGTAGCCGGACCGGCCGAGTTCGTGGGCGACGACGGATCGAGCGTGCCGTTGAACGATCGGTTCAACGCTCCGGCGCCGTCCGTTGCAGGCAAGCTCGGCAGTTCCGAGATCTCCGGCGCCTCGATCGAGCCCCGCGCGGCCGGCGCGGCCGGGGGAACCTGACCGACGGGCATCGGCTCTGGACCAGCGTTAGGCGCTGGGTTGTCGTGCTGCCCCGCCGGAGAGATTCCAGGCGGACGAGTTCCAGCAGAAGGCATGAAACCCGGCTGAGCAGGCGGAAGTGGCCTTTCCTCCTCTTCATCCTCACCCGGGAACGACGGCCGGAAAGGGTTCGTGTGCTGCCCGAACCACGGCCCGTCAGGGCGACGAGCCCGGGAATCCCCGTCATCCACCTCAGCAAGTTCTGGTCGTGCCTCCGGCTCGCGGGAGTCCGAACGGAGATCGGCTTCGGTCTCGAGGCGGTTGTCGGAGTCCGGTCGCTGCCCATCCGGCTCGGCGCGCGAGGTTCCTACGCCCTCCCCTGCCTGCGGGAGCGAACCGAACGGCAGCAGGGTGAGGCTCCGCGGCGGGTGCGGCAATGTCATCAGCCGTCCGGTCTGCGGATCGATGAACGCCACCCCGTCCGGGGTGTTCGTGACCATTGCGACGTGACCGAGGGGCACCGGCCCGTTCATGTACTGCACACCGATCACTGCGTGCGAACCGACGGGTTCCTTGCTCATCCGCTCGATGATGCTGTCGTAGCTGCGGTGACTCTCCCAATCTCCGCCGAGACGCCGGTCGATGTAATCGAGCCGCCCCTTGGTCGCCAGCTCGCTCGGCAACACCGGTTCTGCCTGTGCGTCGATGCCGCCCAGCCGCTGTGCATAGCTGACGACGCACCTGGTGCAGTTGGTCAGGAATCCGCGGTCGTAGGCATCCGGCTGACCGGCGTTCGGGTTGACCTCGCCGAGTTCGGGATGCCGGTCGGCGACGTAAGCTGCCTGATGGTCCGGATGTGCCGTACCCGCGTGGAGCGAAGGCAGTTCGGTGACGGGCGGCGTGCTGGACGCGAGCTGCTTCCAGTCCGGCAAACCGTTGGCGTCGCTGGGAAGCTGTGGTGCTCCGTAAGGATCTCCCGAATCGGGGTCCGGCAAGGCTGGCGCTCCCGCGTGCGGGGCATCTGCGGACAGCGCGTTTTCGATCTTGCTCGGCTCGCTGGGTCGTTCCGCATCTTCCTTCTGGTCCTGCGCACTCCCGGTACCGGACGATTCTTCCGCCCGGGTGCGCTCGCAGCGGTCCTCCATGCGCCGGTCAACCTCAGCGCGGTCCAGGTAACGCGGATCCCCCGGGGCGATCTCTTCAGCGTGGATGATCCACTTCTCGACGACCTGGCCGCTTTTGGTCGTCTCGGATACCAATTCCTTGCTGTGCACAAGCAGCTGCGAGCCCGGCAGCAGAACTGCTTCCCGTTCACCGGGGTTCATGGCGAGTTCCTGCAACCGCCGCGCCGTCTTCGACTCGATCCGCAGGTCGATGTCGCCCGGAATCGCGGCGTCTGGCGCGTCCGGATCCGTCATCGAGCAACTGGTCAAAGCGGTCTCGACGGTGATCTGCCCGGGTTCGTAGTGCCCGGCGATCAAGTCGCGGCGAGCTAAGTCCCCGTGCGAGTTGATGCCGCGGGCCAGCGGTCCCTCGACCCGCGGCAACTCGTTCATCCCGGACACGATCGCCTGCAACTGCTTGCGCTTCGCAGTGTTGAGCTCGCCGGAACGGCTGGCAGCGTTGATCGGCCCGAACACCTCGTGGGTCGAGTAAGAATGCGCCGCTATCGCGCCGCGCAAGGAGATCCCGCCCAGTTCGGGAAGCTTCTTCGCCAGCTGCCGTTCCATGAGATCGAGCCGGGTGGTTTCGACTCGGCGCTCATCGTCGAAAACTTCCACCCTCGCCAAGCGCGCTTCCAACGCCGCGAACGACTGTGCGGGAGCCCGGTATTCCGGATCGAAGCAGAAGTCCAGGTTCCCTGGCTGCGACAGCGCTGCGGGCTCCGCCGCCTCGCCCGGCACGTCCTGATGATCGGCTTTTGCAGCCGATTCCGGCTCCGGCTGAGGATCGGTGGGGGTGGACTGATCTGCGTCCATCCACTCCGAATCCGGGCTTCGCCCATCGTCAGCGATCCCTTGATCTTCTGGGATCTCGGTGCCGGAGGTATCCGGAGACTCAGCACGTGCGGGTTCAGGCTGAGCCACCTCGGCCCGGGCAGGCTCGGGATGCGGCGATCGTTGCGGTCCCGGTGACGGCTGGGCACCCTGCGGCGCCTGATTCGCGTCGTAGTCGGAGCTCTGCGGATCACCGATGCTGCCCTGCTGCTCCGGCACGGCGCGAGGCGTCTCCCGAGCGGGTCGGGCAGCCGGCGCTTCGGGCATTCCACCCGAAGTCCGCGGGCCAAGCTGTGCGGGCTGGTGCACCGGGCCGTGTCCTGGCATGGCTGTGGGGCCGCCCGGTCGGCGACCGTCAGGGAAAGGTGGTTGCGTCGATCGTGCGGGGTGCTGCGGCGGCTGGTTCTGCGGGAATGCAGGCGGTGCGGGCCGGGCCTGCTGCGGAGGCCGATTCGGCGGGACTGCTCCCGGCTGACGCGGGGCGCCTTGCCCCGGTCCTGGAGCGGCGTTCGGGTTGGCCTGCGGCATGCCCTGTTGCGGCCGTCGCCCAGCGGACGGGGCTCCTTGCGGTGGTGCCGGATGCCCGCCGTGCTGCGAGAACCCGCTAGGAGGACGGAAATCGCCGTGCTGGTTCGGCTGCACTGGCGGGCCACCGCGATGTGCCGGGGCAGGCCCACCGGGAGTCCCCGGCTGCGGCTGGGTGGCGAACGGCGTCGGAGCCGAATTCTGCGCGGCTGTCTGCTGCGGCCCGGGGCTCCAGCCGTTGCCCGTGCTCGCCTGGTGCGTCGACCGGCCGAGATTCTCGGGTACCTGCCCGGCCATACCTGGCTGCAGACCGTGGTTCGGCCCGGCAGGTGGGGCGATGTTCGGAGTGACCGGGCCGCCATGCATCGGCCCGTGCGGACCGCTCGGGCGCGGCTGGCCGTGGCTCGGATTCGGCGGGCCGCCGGGCATCGCGGCTGGCGGGAACTGGTGTGGTGCTGCGCCGGTGTTCGGCCTGCTGTGCCCGGGGGCCATGTTCGGCGCGCCTGCCTGCTGCGCACCTTGCTGTGCGGGGAATCCGCCGCGCGGTCCCCGGCCGTCCGGCTGCCCGCCCGGTTGCTGCGGACCTCGCTGGTCCAGTGCGGCGAACGGAGGATGTGCACCCTGGTTCGGCGGGAAACCACCTCGGCCCGCCGCACCACCGAGGTCACCACGTGCCGCAACAGGGCCGCCGGGTGCACCGCCTGGCGCACTTGCGCCGCCTGGCATGGGGCCGGCTCCCATTCCAGGCGTGCCCGGCGGAGCTCCCGACCCTGGCCCGCCCGGATGCGAATTTCCTTGCGCTCCAGGGTGTTGTCCGACACCGGGTGCACCGCCGAGTCCTCCTCCGGGCGCACCCGCCCCGTACGCCGCGTCGGAACGTTCTGCAGTGACCGCGGCGGATGCGGCGGTCGCGGAAGGCCCGTCAGGTGCTTCGCCAACACCCGAACCGGCCTGGTCGCTCGCACTCCTTCCGAAGGGGCTTCCACCCGGATCAGCATCGGATGCGTTCGAGCCGCCGCCAGCGGCTGTGGACGGACCAGAACCGCCACTGCTCTGCGTGGGTGCGTCTGCAGTGGACCCAGTTCCAGGTTCCTGGTCGCGGGCTGAACTTTCCTGCCCGTCGCTGGGCGGAACCGAATTCCCGGTCTCACCGCGCTCGCCGCTCACTTCCGCTGAACGAGCGCTTCCCGATTCACCTTCCGCGGCCGAGGCATCCACTCCGAGCTCCGGTACCGGGCCGACGGTCGGCTGCCCCGAGTTCGCCGCCGCGCTGAACCCGTCCTTCGCGCCTCCGATACCGCCGTCAACGGCCCCACCAGATGCGCCCATGAGCACGTCTTTGGCCGAGAGCTCCCCGAGATCGCCGGTGGCAGCTGCGCCCGCGACCGTCCCCAGCGCGCCTTCCGCCGCACCTTTCGCGGCGTGTCCCATGACGCTGCCGGGGCCGTGTCCCGGCCCGTTGACGAGGTGTCCGGCAAGCCCTTCCGCCGCACCGCCGACTCCTGCGTCAGTGGTCTTGTCCCAGTCCCAGGACTTGCGGTCCCCGGATGCCATTTGCAGACCTTGAATGCCGCCGTCCAGCGCGAGCTGCGCACCGGAGTTCTTCGCGGCCATCCACCCGAGGTTCTTCAGCCCGTCCTTGCTGACCTTCTGCACGAGCTCCTTGGCTGCTTTTTCCAGGGCTTCCTTCGCGACCTGCTTGACGCCCTGTTGCATCAGCTTCTGCACCAGCTGCCGGAAGATCATCTGCACGGCGGCGCGGGTGGCGAGCTGCGCGGGGACGATCCCTGCTGTTGTCGCGCCGAAGCTGGCGAAAGCGGCGGCGATCATCGCCGCAACCTGGATCGCGAGCAGGATCAGCGAAGCGATGATCAGGTATTTCGTGTACTCGACGTCGAGCGCGGTTCGATCGCACGACTCCGCGAGCTGCTCGCATGCCTGCTCGATCTGGCGGAACTGGGCCTTGTCCCCGTCGGTGAGCTGTGCCCAGAACTGGGCGAACGCGTCCGCGGACTCACCTTGCCACCCGGCGAGCACGTCCCGGGTTGCGGCATCACCGGTCGCAGCAGCCCCCGGCATGGCTTGCCCTGCCGCTGTCCATGCGTCCCGCAGTGCGCGGAGCTTGTCCTCGTCGCCTTCCGGCCAACTCTCACCGACGACGATGGGCAACAACCACTTGACCTCGTCGGGAATGTCCATGCCCATGCGTCAGATCCTTATGCCGCCGATGTCATCGGCGTTGCCTTGATCGGTGGCCTGCGCGTCGTTGGCGGCCTCCTGCACCTGCTGCCGGAGTGACCGCAGCGTCTCGGTCAACGCCTTCATCGACTCGTTCATCAGGTCCGCTGTGGGCATGTAGTCCTTCGCGAAACCCTGGCCTGCTTCGTCCTCACCCCAGCAGGCACCCTGGGCTTGCAACTGCCGTTCCAGTTCCTGGTGGGCATCGTCGAGCTGGTCAGCCGCCACGTCGAACTTCGCAGCACCGGATCGGACCTGGTCCGGGTCCATCCGGGCACCGCCGCCGGGCGCACTCATCAACGGCCTCCGGGCAGGAGCCAGCTCCGCTGGCCGTCGTCATCGTCATCATCAACGACAGGCCGCCGGGGCTTTGCTCGTTGCTGCGCGGGCGGGGTGGCAGGGCTCCGCTCGCCGGGTGACGTTCCTTGCTCAGGCGCAGCAGGTTCGGGGGGTTCCGGCAGAGTCGGGACGAGTCCCTTCAGCGAAGGGGCGCCTTCAACCAGATCAGCCAGGTCCGGCATTCCTTCGGTGATCGGTGACATCAGCTCGGTGAGACGCTGCTGCACTTGCGCGGAAGCGCGGCGAACCGTGTCCGCCGCAGTGCGGGCGAGCCGTTTCGGGTCGCTGCGCTGGAAGGAAGCCGCCGCGAATTCCAAGTCCACCAAGGACCCAGCGGAATCGACGGTGGCGGTAACCAAACCGTCTGCTGAAGTGACCGTCGCGGTCGCCGACGCGGCGGCCTCCTGGGCTTCTTGGAGCTGCCGGGTCTGCTGGTTGAACTTGTCCAGCAGGCCGTCCACTTGCTCTCGCATCGCTGCATTGCGTGCTCGCAGCGCGTCCCGGTCTTCGCCCGGCTCGGTCACTTCTTCCCCCGCCGAAGGTCTCTCGGCCCCCGGCCTCCGCCGAGCGCGGAGCGACCTTACCCCGGCACCACTGTCACGAAGGCCGGTTCGCACGAACTCCTGACCACATCCACAAAGGACACCACGTCACGCCGCTCGTGTGCGGGAGGTCGTGCGGAGTTCTCGGCGTCCGGATTCGTTGAGGCCGCCCCAGATTCCGGCCGGTTCGGCTCGTTCGAGGGCGTAGCGCAGGCATTCCTCGCGGACCTCGCAGGCGGCGCAGATGAGTTTCGCCAGACGGGCCGACTGTCCTTTTTCGGGGAAGAAGGCGTCGGGGTCCGTCTGGGCGCACAGCGCCGATCGACGCCAGTCGGGTTCGTCCACCGGGCTCAAGGCGGTTTCGTTGATGAGCCGCATGTGCCGGCCCTCCACTCTCATTTGATCTTCACATTCGGGTGTCCTCGCGCTCGGCGAGGGTGCGGGACGTGCGTCTCGGCCAATCGGCGAGTCGGTCGCCGAAAGCGCGCCGCCGGGAAGTCGTATATCGCGGCACTCCGTCGACATCGCCGAACGGACTCGCGGGCGTCGGCGTCCACGCGGTGCAGCACTTTCCGCTCGGCGCATCTCGAGGGAAATGCCATCGGCGTTTCACGCGGCAACGATCGCCAGATCGGTCGGGAGAATCGGTGGCGGTTCGGGACAGTCGCCGGTCAGCGGCCATCAGGGTGGCCGGAGCTCGCCGGGCCACCAGGTTCACGGCCCCGTGACGATCAGCGGATGCCGCGTCTACCTGTCAGAAAGCTCTTAGCCCGTCGTCGGCGTCGCGTCTCGCACCTCGACGGGATGAGCCCTTTTCTTCCTCCGATGTTTGACATGCGCCGGGCGGGGGAACATTGATGCGATGGATCAACATCTCTCCTGTTCGGCAGGTCTTCTCTCGTCCCAGGCGATCCCCCGCTGCCGGGAACGAGCAAAGAAAGAGCTCACGTGACGTTGCCACCACTCATCACGGAGCAGAATGAAATATCAGGCGCCCGGATCCAGACCAGGCAGCCGACGGACGGGCCAATGCCACACCGACCGATGCCACTACTTTAACCACCATAACGATCATTGTCCACCGGTTCATCCGAGCCACTCGTAATACCATCGAACCGATCCCGCCTCCTCCACAGCGGACACCTGATGAACGGGCGGAATTCCGGCGCTTTCCTTCATCCGAATCCATTCGGGAAGATCTCGCCGACCGAATCCCGGAGCCGGCAACACGCGTCCCTTCCAGCACACCACGCGCACGGTTCAGCCCCGCCACGGCAGCAACCGCTTGCGCAGCGTTTTCGTTG harbors:
- a CDS encoding WXG100 family type VII secretion target, whose protein sequence is MSAPGGGARMDPDQVRSGAAKFDVAADQLDDAHQELERQLQAQGACWGEDEAGQGFAKDYMPTADLMNESMKALTETLRSLRQQVQEAANDAQATDQGNADDIGGIRI
- a CDS encoding YbaB/EbfC family nucleoid-associated protein; this translates as MDGLLDKFNQQTRQLQEAQEAAASATATVTSADGLVTATVDSAGSLVDLEFAAASFQRSDPKRLARTAADTVRRASAQVQQRLTELMSPITEGMPDLADLVEGAPSLKGLVPTLPEPPEPAAPEQGTSPGERSPATPPAQQRAKPRRPVVDDDDDDGQRSWLLPGGR
- a CDS encoding WhiB family transcriptional regulator, whose amino-acid sequence is MRLINETALSPVDEPDWRRSALCAQTDPDAFFPEKGQSARLAKLICAACEVREECLRYALERAEPAGIWGGLNESGRRELRTTSRTRAA